In Brienomyrus brachyistius isolate T26 chromosome 2, BBRACH_0.4, whole genome shotgun sequence, the genomic window CTTAGTACAGCAATTTCACATAACCACAGCATCCCCTTAGCACAGCCATGCCACTTAGTACAATCGTGGCACCTGCTTTGCACAGTCATTGCACCCCCTAAGCACAGCCGCAGCACTTTCTTATCACAGCCTCTCTGCACAGCCATGCTGTTTAGCACAGTCACAGCACCCACTTATCACAGCCACGTCACACAACCATGCTGCTTAGCAGAGCTGCGGAGGCCCCTAAGCACAGCCGCGGCACCCTCTTGTCACAGCCTCTTCACACAGCCATGCTGTTTAGCACAGCCATGCTGTTTAGCACAGCCGCGGCACCCCCTTATCACAGCCACTTCACACAGCCATACTGTTTAGCACAGCCGCGGCACCCTCTTATCACAGCCACTTCccacagtcatgctgtttagcACAGCCGCGGCACCCCCTTAGCACAGCCACTTCACACAGCTATGCTGTTTAGCACAGCCGCGGTACCCCCTTATCACAGCCACTTTGCACAGCCATGCTGTTTAGCACAGCTGTGGCGCCCGCTTATTGCTCAGACGGATGCCTTCTGGGCTAATGGATCCCGATGTTTTATTGCCCCTGACCTGTCATTAAGCTTCTCTTATTTCGACTCATGGGTCTTGGCAATCTCAGATTTATAATTACTGCCGTTCATGCTGAAAGGACATTTTCTTGCTCTGTAATAATTGTGGGAGGTGCAGCGCTGCACGTACGCCATAGGTGTGGTCTCCAGGGGCATGGAATgtccagggaacctgaagggGAGTGGAATGTCCAGGGAAGCTCAAGGGGCGTAGAACCTCCTGGGAAGCTCAAGGGGCATGGAACCTCCAGGGAAGCTCAAGGGGCGTGGAACCTCCAGGGAAGCTCAAGGGGCGTGGAACCTCAATGGAACCTCAAGGGGCGTGCAACCTCCAGGGAAGCTCAAGGGGCGTGGAACCTCCATGGAACCTCAAGGGGCGTGGACCCTCCAGGGAAGCTCAAGGGGCGTGGAACATCCAGGGAACCTCAAGGGGCGTGGAACCTCCAGGGAAGCTCAAGGGGCGTGGAATGTCCAGGGAAGTTCAAGGGGCGTGGAACCTCCAGGGAAGCTCAAGGGGCGTGGAACCTCCAGGGAAGCTCAAGGGGCGTGGAACCTCCAGGGAACCTCAACGGACGTGGCACAGGATAGTGCACAGAACTGCAGTTATCACAGTTAGGCCTTTTTTGTTTCTTGCTGCTTCATATTAATATGAATGTAACTGCTTAAAGTTTTCACCGTAATTGTTAAATGGTTACAAGTTATTGATTTATCTGGAATAGATTATTTGTGATTACTCCTAAGCAGAGGTGGTCTTACCGTAAGGCATACATAGCCAATTGCTTGGGGTCTCATCTGCCAAAGGACCTTGTGAAGTTGCATTAACATAAGCGTGCccccattttaaaaatattttaaggaCATAAACGAAATAAAATGCTTATTACTTGTGAACCACTTGAACTACATTCTTAAACAGGGACTGCTTTAAATCCTGACAGTCACAAAATGTTGCTAACACACAAAGGAATTTCTAAAAGTGTTACTCATTCTTTAACTGAATTTTTTTGTATTGCCAGAATgactttgtgttttgttttggcattaaaaacATTTTGCTTAGCCTGGTGACCCTCAAACACAGTGGATTCAAAGACGGAATCCTTAGTAAGACTTGATAAAAGTCTTATGTGAATCGGTACCACAGTCGCAGTGTCATAATAGATTTTCTCACACCATGTCCAGTTGCTGCAGTCTtggaaattttaaataaaagtgtAAATATTTGTCTTATCTGTGAGTAACTAGTTTTTTTCTTCTGTATTCCATTTCTGACTTCATATCCTACTTTTTCGTGATTACCAGCATGTCCTTGCTCAGTAGCCAGTAATGACCAGCAGCATTAAAGCTGTTTGTTCCTTACATTATTTATTGTGCCAAATGACCTTTCGGAGAGGTGGGGCTTGTGATATGTCATTTTATTGGCTATTTGTTCCTTCCGCGTTCGATGGGCTCCAGGTTACTGGGGTCCGAGAGGTCTGTCAAAAAGGAGGATAAATAGTCACCATGTTCGGGGACAGTTGGGTAAAAACACTTTCCAATCAGCCAAAACTAAACCAATCGGCTTGCCTGAGGACATGTTCTGTTCATAAGAGCAAGCCATACACACTGAAAGTGTAAATGTAATTTACCTTTTGAAATCCATGCATGCTGTCACTAATGCTAATTAAACAGTGTtagtttttcctgtgtttgcaCAATTTAGCTTGTTTTTTGAATAAAGGAATTTGATGGACTTCGATCATTGGACTCTTACGGAGATATGGACACTGATGTCAACATGCTTTCACTGGTGGGGGCTTTCTTATTCATGTAAACAAACAACTACTGCACATTTCCACTTGTGTCCATGttgaaatattataaatatattaattttaatagctttaaaataaaaatgtcccctcaaagtcaaaataacaggttttttatcacattgagaGGACATTTaggccccacaatgtaatatatacacaaccccccccccccccacacacacacacacacacacatgcacatacaagACAGATGTGAAGGCAGAAATGTTTAACTTAATCTGCGACAGAAATTTATACAGTAGTATTTAATCAGTCTGCAGTCGTGTGCAGTTTTTTTCTTCGTGTGTAAGAACATTAGAGGTTGGCATATTTCATAATAtcgacaaaaaaataaataaaccgcTTGAAAAGCTAAGACATTTGTTAGgtcaaaatgttattttttgtttcttcttCCTATAAAAACACGCACACAGTTAAACAATCCATCATTTAGGTACTTCTCCATTAGGCATATATGATACACAATATCGCTGCATAAAGCAAATCGGGGTTTATCGCAGCGCACGCAGGACCCCCCTCCTGTCCCGGGCTGCTTCTCTCCGTCCCCGCATGGCGGATCCGGACTGCTGGTGTCTTTATGCCACATAACCCCCACTGCAGGCTAAATGACACCTTTGGACTGGCGACCCGCAATGTGGGTTCAGGTTACATTCAGTGCAAACGTCGCTGTTCAATAACTCGCTTAACCCCGGAAATCGGAGAATCGCGTacaataaaacaagaaaatactgtttattaatgctgAAGGGCGTGACATCCACGTGTTGAATCGTAATAGCATTTTGTCTAAGATGGTATTATGTCATTTCCTTTCATCAAACTATAGAGTGAGCTGATATATTTGCATAAGTCCTGGAAGAAGTATGAAGTTAGGAGTTTGTTAACCAATAGCTAAAGGAGGGGATGAGGCTGCACCTGTGTCGAAGAAAGGGCATAGTCAAAATTAGTCTTGCGGGAGCTGGGGCATAATTTGCGTTTTTTTGCGTTAAAAATTATCCTCTTTTTCCTTGACATTTCAAAATGGCTGCATCGCAGTTTGAATCATTGGAGAAGACTTTGGAAAAGTATCTTCCCATGGATGAACTAAAAGAGGTTAAACGTATCTTATTCGGGGAAGGAACGAAGTAAGTACGATACGTAAAGTACCGAGTGCGTCTTCACAAGGTGAGTATTGTGAAAATGGGGCACATGCCAAATGGGACAGTTAATCTTTGCAGTTAGTATATCTGGTTTGTAGTACTTTATTTTCTCTTCTACGCAGTATACAAAGAGCATTAATGTATTTATAATGGTGTCAAGTTGCGATTCAAGACACTGAAATGATTTTCCCAGAAAGCAAATTTAAAGTGTCCCATTTTAACCATGCGCGCCCTACTTATTTGCATGAAAAAGTACAGTAACCAGTTATATGACCAGGGTTTCTCTTTTGTGGTTTTTGTATATTGGTTATTCATGTCGATGCATATGAAGTCCTCTAGCATGTCTATTTACGTCTAGTGAATAAAAGGGTAAAATGCATTTTAGCATTTAAGTTACAGTGATACTGCAGTGCATATTAGAAATACAGTGTTTGTGCACACAATAAGTCAGGGAAGATAACTTGTGGTTTGGATTAAACAGTAACTGGCCAGTATATAAAGCAGAGATGGGGAGcctgttccatggagggccggtgcgggtttttgggatgacctctcagtcagccaataacagtgggtccccaggactggagttgtgAACCATCGTTTTATTATTGGCCATTTGAGAGATCATCCCGAAAACCGacaccggccctccatggatcaggttccccacccctgataTAAAACGTCAAATATGATGACTTCCTGATTCCTGATGAATACCTTTtatgtaaaaatacaaaaaggacACATgaattctttaagtatgaaggTCTTACTGTAGGTTTATAATATTACTAGCAACCGTTGCTACTATTCCTTTCATTGTTCCCACCATTGGCTTTAGTCAGAAGGTCCTGCCCCCTCCACAGGATGCTGGACCTGCCGCAGTGTGCGCAGGAAGCGGCCAGGCAGCGGGACTTCCAGCTGCTGGGCTGCCAGTTCGGAGCTGCGCGTGAGCAGCTGCGTCCGCCACGCACCATACGCGTAGGCCTCGTGCAGAACGCCATGGTCCTGCCCACTAGTGCCCCCGTCATGGATCAGGTGAGGCGTCCATCTAGGTGCAAGCTGCAGGGGTCTGCCAGGCCTGCTGAGGGCTCATAAAATGCGAGGGCTGCAGAGGTCTACAGAGGGCTGCTGAGGGCTGGTTAAATGTGAGGGCTGTAGAGGTCTACAGAGGGCTGAGGGCTGCAGAGGTCTGATTAAATGCGAGGGCTGCAGAGGTCTACAGAGGGCTGCCAGGGCTGCAGAGGACTACTAGGGCTACAAAGGGCTGCAGAGGTCTACAGAGGGCTGCAGAGGTCTACAGAGGGCTGCAGAGGTCTACAGAGGGCTGCAGAGGTCTACAGAGGGCTGCAGAGGTCTACAGAGGGCTGCAGAGGTCTGCAGAGGTCTACAGAGAACTGCCAGGGCTGCAGAGGACTACTAGGGCTACAGAGGGCTGCCGGGGCTGCAGAGGTCTATAGAGGGCTGCAGAGGTCTGCAGAGGGCTGCTGGGGCTACAGAGAACTGCTAGGGCTGCAGAGGTCTATAGAGGGCTGCAGAGGGCTGCTGGGGCTGCAGAGGTCTACAGAGAACTGCCAGGGCTGCAGAGGTCTACAGAGAACTGCCAGGGCTGCAGAGGGTTGCCGAGGGCCGTGCTGTCAGCTGTGTGACCATGCCTTGGGTCTCTTTGCAAATACATAGGGCCAAGGGCATCGCTGGGGCTGTTCTGGGGTGGGTAAAATGTTCTTTATCCACTTTTACCCCCCCAATAAATGTACTCTAATTAgtctcattcattttcattaaaatcataTCTTCCCCCCAATAAAGGGTTAACCCCCTTTCTCATCTGTAGTGACACGCTTGGAACCTCTTAAATGTTCattcataattcataataattCATAATGTAGGTTCATGGGTTCCATTCTTTCTTAATGCAATACGTAAATAACTCATCCTTCATACGTGTCACATGAGATGAAAGCATATCGACTATCAGTAATAGTTCTAGGTTAAATTGGTTTAATTAGGCGCAGGCTGATCGGCCTCGTTGGTTCTCTATGGCCAGGCTCCTTGGCCATCTGTGACGCTTGTGCTAATGGATGTCATCGGGCTGTACTTTGTACACTGAGATCGGTTTGTTTGTCAGCGACAAGGACCATGACTGAAAGTGGCTGAACAGGAATACtattgaaatgtgttctgttgTTATATCcataacgtgtgtgtgtgtgtgtgagagtgtatacacacacagtactgttcaaaaatcttaggcagtcaaaagaaatgctCAAAGCAATTTATCTGGGTTGTAAGTGCACTTTTAGTCAGAAcagaaaacacaatttaacattagaatataagaatatttaagagtaattaagagtaacacaattcaAATCTAGTCAAAATTTCTTCTATTCTCAAAAAAGTTATGGATGTTTTGCTGGATGGACACCGCTTTAGCTCCCTAACCTctcctcctcaggggcacctcagccgttccttgtatttattacatttcagCACCAACtcacttaattaaaaaaaactcagtcaatgaggtattgattagctatacAAGGTGTGTTAGTGCTTGAGTGCTGCATTGGTGTATTGGCCGGTTGCTGCATACACTGCGGTGATTTTAGTGGCGGTTTTGAAACGGTTACGCTGACACAATTTGACCGACATGCTGGCATAGTTTTATACCAACATACACCCGATCATTTTCTTTGGGTGACTAGGACTTTTGCTCAGTACTGTATATTATGTCCATAAATGCGGATGTGTATGTCTGTTTTTATGGTTCTGTTGATATAATGGTCCCTTGTAGGTACGCATTTCACATTTTTTATCAGTTACTGCAGATGGGTTCATTTTGAAAATCCTTTATTCCAGGGTGTTCTGGGTGTGAACAAGTGAACGTGTTTTTTTAACTCTCCAAATGTCATTAAACCTTCAGGGGAAGAGGTGATATCTATAATGAACCCTTTGGTCCGATTTTAATAGCTCCTTTTCTTTCTATATCGTGTGGGATAAAAGGAATTTTTCTTTTCTAAGAAAGCAGGCTTCCTGTGCTGGAGTTGTTGGCGTGACTTGCGTACGCGGCCTGCCCATGCGGCACACGGCGGATAATTACCGCATCATCCTGCGTCCTCCGCCGTGCGTAACAGCGGAAGCCGTCTCCAATATAAATGCAGATGACCTCTGATTAGTTTCCCAGGCTAAACATCGTCTGGCAGAagcggagcagctggtgaccTAATCAGCCGCGTTGCTGCCGGGCACCGGGCTGGCGGGGGTGGGCACCTAACCGCCGTGTTTCCGCCGTGCAGATCGACGCCCTGCACAGACGGATCGGTGACATCGTGGAGGTGGCTGCCATGTGTGGGGTCAACATTGTCTGCTTCCAGGAGGCTTGGAGTGagttcccccccccacaagttACTGTTATCATTGATTATTTTAATCACAAGCTAGCTTGCCCTAGGTTATGGCGCCTGTTTATGTCCCGTCCTGAGGTGAACTGTGGGGCCCCTTCACAAAATCGTCATTCCTGATCACCCAGCTACCTGTCATCCACCCGTCACCGTAGAATTTTCACCAGTGTGTCGCCTGACATGGAAGTGGtagtggtggggtggggtggttgTAACACAAGGGCTCACttgatattttcatttatttcgtGCGAACATAAGAGTCTCCGGCAAAGAGCTTCTTCCAGTGACTAATTGAAATTCTCCATTTCCTGTCTTGTGGGTCGCACTAATTAGtattacattgctgataagcatTTGGCTGTAGTCCTGACTGGGCTTTACCTTTCTGTGGCGAGCCCAGGATTAATTAACAGCCAGAAAGGTCGGCGGAGATGGGAAATGGGCACAATTTGCAGGGAGTGAACATTTTACTATTTATACGCTTCCAATTCGGATTAGAGCagaaatgtctgccactgatgtCTGAGGTTGGGTCTTTCTTCAGGAAACACAGTGACAATAATGTGTGTGGGTGAAGAGCCACCGTGAGAGTGAGATCGCGTTTCACTCTGTGCCAGTGTTGTTCTGACACTCAGCTGGTGTGCAGCTTGATGCCACTGGTTTGAGCATTGCACGTTCATAAATAGGTGATGCTCATTATTTAAATGTGTTCAGCTCACCAGCAGAAATAAGGGGTTTGTCTCTAATCAGTGGGTGTGCCTGCCTGTTGAATTTGGGTTGTCTTTCCTACCTTGACCTCCAAAGATTTATTCTACTGGGGACATTAAATTATAACGATCGTTTACTGCATAGCAGCTGTAATATCTTACGTATCTAAGAGATTGATGTTGTCAGATTATATGCCCGGTAATTATTGAAGAAGTCCTGACTCTGACGTTTAGCGTTTAGCTGTTCAGAGATTGTAATACGGAGAGCATGACACTAAAATCTCAGGCCTTCGGAGTATAAaattagtccatccatccatgattTATAACCACTTGTGCTGGTCACAGTGATCATATCCCTAGAAAGCACAGGGCAAGCTACACTCTAGGCCAGGCGCCAGTACTTTGGgcatcgcacacacacacacacacacacacacacacacacacacacacacacacacacacacacacacacacacacacacacacacacacacacacacacacacagaggcacatatagggtatacctatccttatggggcctgctcattcacttctatggaaaaaatgctaacgctaccttaacccccaccctgccctaaacataaccataagtaaccaagcaaaatgcaaatgagtttttgcatttttagttttttcatagcagtcactgatttttataaaatagagttttcccttatggggaccggtttcctggatatttatcatgttatggggacattgtgtccccataaggatagacatacccgctcacacacacacactctccacttctctctctctttccatcTCTGTCGGAGGATGTAGAGACACCAGTCCACCTAAACTATGTGGATTTGCACCTTGGGAGGTCATACATTTTCACACAGACAGAACCAGGCTGGGGCTCAATCCCACAACCCATTGCAGTACCACTCACCGAACCTCCGTTGTATAATCAGTCCTTTAAATGAGCTTTTCTGCAAATGTTCGGATTTACCTCCACTTAACTGCTCTCACAGATGCAGCCCCATTAGTGTCCTCCAGGAGGCGTAGTAATTGGTACCTGTCGGTTTTGGCCACAGCTATGCCCTTCGCCTTCTGCACGCGGGAAAAGGCGCCTTGGACGGAGTTTGCCGAATCCGCCGAGGAGGGACACACCACCCGCTTCTGCCAGGAGGTGAGCGGGTCAcggccctgaggctggctgacATCACACGTGATTATGTCATTAGACTGTGCGCGATGGTTGTATCGATCCTCCTCTTGCTGAAGATGCCCCTGTCTGGGCCTTCAGTGATGTGGACGGGCAGATTATTATGTGGGGGGTATAATGCTATGTCCCCCGTTACTCCTCCTGTTTTTCCCGCTGTGAGCTGTAGGTGTCTAATTTAGCGCTGTGTGGTGGAGAAGCTGTTTTTAGCATATTTACAAGTAGGAGTAACGTATGTCAGACCGCCCTTCCGTATTTTTTGATATCAGGACGGGGGCAgttatttgcccccccccccccaccaatctccATCCTGTatggccccccccccatacaggaTAGGCTTTCTTCCTACCTTCCTTTTCATTCATCAACACGGGCTTAATAAGCAGtgttaggaactgggggggggggggagagattaaCACCTCAGACTCTGCCGGAGACAGGAGGGACGAGCATTTCCACACGtagcctctgccccccccccccccccctaccctgCACTCAATCTGTGGCTGGCACTTTCTCGAGGGGAGGGGGCTTTCAATGGAGAATCTGCATTTATCCTTTGCTAAAGCTTTCTGTGGACGATTCCGGAAATTAAGCTACATGTGTTGCCCTCGGTGCATGTCAGCGTGTGGGGTATGAGATTTTGAGTTGCTctgccacacatacacactgtgcCAAGGGTGTGGATTTGGGTTTGGATGGTAGCTCATCGCCAATATTGTGTGAGTaccgtgtgtgtttggggggggtggtgcttcAGGGCGGGTTCGTTCCCTACCAGGTGTGTGACATCCCCATTCATGTCCACAGCTCGCAGAGAAGTACAACATGGTGATCGTGTCGCCCATCCTGGAGCGAGACGAGTCACACGGAGCCACCCTGTGGAACACAGCAGTCGTGGTCTCCAACTCGGGCCGCGTGGTGGGCAAGAGCCGCAAGAACCACATCCCGCGCGTGGGCGATTTTAACGAGGTGGGCGTGAGAGGGGGCTCACCAGCTGCCCGTAACGCACCGCAGACGGTTTGCCCGAGACCACAGCGACGGATAAAGAGCCTTGATTCGGGCCTCGGCACGGCGGCAGACGAGAGCGTATCCGCTGCCAGCGGGGCGCTGTGGGTGCAGCCGCGGGGCGACCCCAGGTGGCTTTCGGCTCCGGTCCGCTAGGCCGCAAACCCACTGAGAGATGAGAAGCTGTTGATTGCTTTGTGCCGGGGCTTGTATTGACCATAGTTTGCTGCATCCCTCCTCCCTGCTTACAGAAGATAGTTAGTTTCCAGTATGACGGCTCCGCTATATGGAACCGAGTCTCCACCGCATAGAGCTTAaaagaaagaaggaaaaaacACGTCAATAATGACTAATTTCAGAGTTTGGCACCTGCCGTCTCGATACAGATCGGATGCAATTTCATTGATCCTGTCAGAAAATTTGTCACGCCAGTTAATCTTAGTTCTAGAAGCGAACTCCTTTGGCTGCACTGTAATTTCCTCTGACTGtgaaatcaccccccccccaagtttgtTCCTAATGGGATCTGGTGCTACTGGGAATTATTAACCCTGTAGATTCTGCACACATCCTAAATAAACATTCTACTCCACACCGTAGGAAACGCCTGACTACCAGTGTGAGTGGATAATAATCATGAACAATTACTAGCTCATGACTGGAAAAATAGGCATTAACAGCTAGTTACAGTTTTTGGTCCCATTAATAGTACATTTAGATTATTGTTGTATAtattgagtttgcatgttctccccatgtcgtcgtggggtttcctccgggtactccggtttccccccacagtccaaagacatgctgaggctaactggacttgctaaattgcccgtaggtgtgcatgtgtgagtgaatggtgtgtgagtgtgccctgcaatgggctggccccccatcctgggttgttccctgccttgtgcccattgcttccgggataggatccggacccccctacgacccagtaggataaacggtttggaaaatggatggatggatggatgttctacccgtgtcattgtggggattCCTTGGGATACtcctgtttccccccacagtccaaaacatggTGAGGTTACCAAAATTTCCAAATTGttgggtgccccatcctgggttgttccctaccttgc contains:
- the upb1 gene encoding beta-ureidopropionase is translated as MAASQFESLEKTLEKYLPMDELKEVKRILFGEGTKMLDLPQCAQEAARQRDFQLLGCQFGAAREQLRPPRTIRVGLVQNAMVLPTSAPVMDQIDALHRRIGDIVEVAAMCGVNIVCFQEAWTMPFAFCTREKAPWTEFAESAEEGHTTRFCQELAEKYNMVIVSPILERDESHGATLWNTAVVVSNSGRVVGKSRKNHIPRVGDFNESTYYMEGDTGHRVFQTQFGRIAVNICYGRHHPLNWLMYSVNGAEIIFNPSATIGGLSEPMWPVEARNAAIANHCFTCAINRIGTEHFESEFTSGDGKKAHHDFGHFYGSSYVAAPDGSRSPGLSRTRDGLLVAELDLNLNRQISDKWGFKMTGRYDMYAKELAEAVKENFRPNIVKE